A window of the Terriglobales bacterium genome harbors these coding sequences:
- the ribD gene encoding bifunctional diaminohydroxyphosphoribosylaminopyrimidine deaminase/5-amino-6-(5-phosphoribosylamino)uracil reductase RibD, which produces MANRIEDEVFMREALELARQGIALASPNPHVGALVVREAHVVGRGSHTWEGVKHAEVLALEQAGEQARGATLYLTLEPCCHEGRTGPCVERVIAAGIRRLVVATKDPNPLVHGRSLEKLQAAGVEVTEGVSQHEARKLNEAFAKYIRTKTPLVTLKAGMTLDGKIAPPPGESENPSALGVGGATGGWITSE; this is translated from the coding sequence ATGGCCAACCGTATTGAAGACGAAGTGTTCATGAGGGAGGCGCTGGAGCTGGCGCGCCAAGGCATCGCCCTGGCTTCACCCAACCCACACGTGGGAGCGTTGGTGGTACGGGAGGCTCATGTTGTGGGCCGCGGCTCGCACACCTGGGAGGGCGTCAAACACGCCGAGGTGCTCGCTCTGGAGCAGGCCGGAGAGCAGGCGCGCGGCGCAACGCTCTACCTTACCCTTGAGCCCTGCTGCCATGAGGGAAGGACCGGGCCTTGCGTGGAACGGGTGATTGCGGCCGGCATCCGCCGTCTGGTGGTGGCGACCAAGGATCCCAACCCGCTGGTGCACGGGCGCTCGCTCGAAAAGCTTCAGGCTGCCGGAGTCGAAGTGACCGAAGGCGTGAGCCAGCACGAAGCCCGCAAGCTCAACGAAGCCTTTGCCAAATACATCCGGACCAAGACTCCGCTGGTAACGCTGAAAGCGGGCATGACCCTGGACGGCAAGATCGCGCCCCCGCCGGGCGAAAGCGAGAACCCTTCGGCGCTCGGCGTCGGCGGCGCCACGGGTGGATGGATCACCAGCGAG
- the ftsY gene encoding signal recognition particle-docking protein FtsY → MIQTLFGSEEKKTGFLDRLKQAVERTRENLSERIDAVAAIGKEIDRNTLDELEASLVGADLGTTTTHEVLENLRQKVDRRQIGDVQELKRLLKEELLAILAGASSRPARRVEQGPEVILVVGVNGTGKTTTIGKLAHVLKAEGKSVLLCAADTFRAAAIEQLEIWGERTGVEVIKTRAGGDPAAVLYEALEAAKARKIDYVIVDTAGRLHTKTNLMAELEKMGRTAQRLVPGAPHEILLVMDATTGQNGLQQARLFTQSAGVTGIVLTKLDGTAKGGVVVAICRELGLPVRYVGVGEKPADLLPFDPKEFVDSLFE, encoded by the coding sequence ATGATCCAGACCCTGTTCGGCAGCGAAGAGAAAAAGACCGGCTTCCTTGACCGCCTGAAACAGGCGGTGGAGCGCACACGCGAGAACCTCAGCGAGCGCATCGATGCCGTCGCCGCCATCGGCAAGGAGATTGACCGCAACACGCTGGATGAACTGGAGGCCTCACTGGTCGGGGCCGACCTGGGCACCACCACGACCCATGAGGTCCTGGAGAACCTCCGCCAGAAAGTGGACCGGCGGCAGATCGGCGATGTGCAGGAACTCAAGCGCCTGCTCAAGGAAGAGTTGCTGGCCATCCTCGCCGGCGCCAGCTCGCGCCCCGCGCGGCGGGTGGAGCAAGGGCCGGAAGTCATCCTGGTAGTGGGCGTGAACGGCACCGGCAAGACCACCACCATCGGCAAGCTGGCGCACGTATTGAAGGCCGAGGGCAAAAGCGTCCTGCTGTGCGCTGCCGATACATTTCGCGCCGCGGCCATCGAGCAGCTGGAGATCTGGGGTGAGCGCACCGGCGTGGAGGTGATCAAGACGCGCGCGGGAGGAGACCCCGCTGCCGTGCTTTACGAAGCGCTGGAAGCCGCCAAGGCGCGCAAGATCGATTACGTCATCGTGGATACGGCTGGCCGCCTGCACACCAAGACCAACCTGATGGCCGAATTGGAGAAGATGGGCCGCACCGCGCAGCGGCTGGTGCCCGGCGCACCCCATGAGATTCTTCTGGTAATGGACGCCACGACCGGCCAGAACGGCCTGCAGCAGGCGCGGCTGTTCACGCAGTCCGCCGGGGTCACCGGTATCGTGCTCACCAAGCTGGATGGCACTGCGAAAGGCGGCGTGGTGGTGGCCATTTGCCGCGAGTTGGGGCTGCCCGTGCGCTACGTCGGCGTGGGCGAGAAACCCGCCGACCTGCTCCCGTTCGATCCCAAGGAGTTCGTAGATTCGCTGTTCGAGTAA